In Aquiflexum balticum DSM 16537, a single genomic region encodes these proteins:
- a CDS encoding efflux RND transporter permease subunit, which translates to MLNSIIKFFLENKLVTVLVLLLIVAWGIVTAPFNWEASFLPRDPVPVDAIPDIGENQQIVFTEWMGRSPQDVEDQITYPLTTSLLGLPGVKSVRSSSAFGFSSIYIIFNEDIEFYWSRSRVLEKLNSLPSGLLPVGVQPKLGPDATALGQVYWYTLEGRDKDGNPTGGWDLHELRTIQDYYIRYALTSVEGVAEVASVGGYVKEYQVDVDPAALKAHGVSLMDVMQAVRNSNIDVGANTIEVNRVDYFVRGLGYVKKLSDLDEAVVKVTDNVPLRIKDIAKVNIGPQPRNMSGLLDKSGAEAIGGVVIARYGDNPLKIINSLKEEIEKIAVGLPTKTLEDGTVSKVTIVPFYDRSGLIYETLGTLSEAISLQILITIIVIIVMLYNLRASILISALLPLAVLMCFIFMKYVGVDANIVALSGIAIAIGTMVDLGIILNENILRHMDEAPDGQSKLKTVYDATTEVASAILTAVSTTIVSFLPVFTLQAAEGKLFGPLAYTKTFALVSALIFTLIIMPAFAHWIFSMKKGKGRFGQYFNYLLIITGPIVAFTVWNWAGWVLFGFGVINVLLHHFPEKFGKHRNLMLVGFTVAMVAWLLTVEWVPLGVSNSLLVNFLFIATIIAVVLGGFALFIRLYPRILMWCLDHKALFFTLPAIILLIGANIWMGFDKVFGIIPKATEKMGWDIRESSGWSAMAKAFPSMGKEFMPSLDEGTFLLMPTSMPHAGVEENREVLQKLDMLVTAIPEVEMVVGKAGRAETAIDPAPISMFENTISYKSEYVSDINGTKLRFKVNRDGHFELKNGEVYNHETMSPEQIDVGLLIPDSDGEYFRQWRDHIKTPDDIWSEIMGVVNIPGVTSSPKLQPIETRLVMLQTGMRAPMGIKVYGPDLATIEGFGLQLEKYLKEVPSVKTEAVFADRIVGKPYLEIDIDRIQIARYGLSIRDVQDYVETAIGGMQISTTVEGRERFPIRVRYAREWRDDPSSIETMQVPTPTGSYIPLGQLANITYRPGPEMIRGENSFLVGYVLLDKKAGFAEVTVVEDAQRYLKEKIDSGELTVPAGVRYVFSGSYENQIRAEKRLAIVVPLCLIAIFLILYFQFKSVATSMMVFTAIAMAFAGGFMMLWLYGQGWFFDFSVFGTNMRELFQMKTYNLSVAVWVGFIALFGIATDDGVVVATYLTQSFEKHSPKNIKEVRKAVLEAGMKRVRPCLMTTATTLLALLPVLTSSGRGSDIMIPMAIPSFGGMVVALITLLIVPVLYSWWGERRVENNPEVFSES; encoded by the coding sequence ATGCTCAATTCCATAATCAAGTTCTTTCTCGAAAATAAGCTCGTTACCGTTCTCGTATTGCTACTCATTGTAGCCTGGGGCATAGTCACTGCTCCTTTTAACTGGGAGGCAAGTTTCCTCCCACGTGACCCGGTTCCGGTTGATGCCATCCCGGATATTGGAGAAAACCAGCAAATCGTTTTCACTGAATGGATGGGACGTTCTCCACAGGATGTGGAAGATCAGATCACCTACCCGCTTACCACTTCCCTACTTGGCTTGCCCGGTGTAAAAAGCGTTCGAAGTAGTTCAGCCTTCGGCTTTTCCAGTATTTATATCATCTTCAATGAAGATATAGAGTTTTACTGGAGCCGTTCACGTGTACTGGAAAAACTTAACTCTTTACCAAGTGGACTTTTACCCGTTGGTGTCCAGCCCAAATTAGGCCCTGATGCCACCGCCTTAGGCCAGGTGTATTGGTATACGCTGGAAGGCAGGGACAAGGACGGAAACCCTACCGGAGGATGGGACTTACACGAACTGCGCACTATTCAGGACTATTACATCCGCTATGCCCTTACCAGTGTGGAAGGAGTGGCCGAAGTAGCTTCTGTAGGTGGGTATGTCAAGGAATATCAGGTAGATGTCGATCCTGCTGCCCTCAAGGCTCATGGGGTTTCCCTCATGGATGTGATGCAGGCGGTAAGGAACAGCAACATCGATGTAGGTGCCAATACCATTGAGGTCAACAGGGTTGATTATTTTGTAAGAGGACTCGGGTATGTTAAAAAACTAAGTGATTTGGACGAGGCAGTGGTAAAAGTCACGGATAATGTACCGCTTCGCATAAAAGACATTGCAAAGGTCAATATCGGCCCTCAACCACGGAATATGAGCGGCTTACTAGACAAATCAGGTGCCGAAGCTATTGGTGGAGTGGTAATCGCCCGATATGGTGACAATCCGCTTAAAATCATTAATAGTTTAAAGGAAGAAATTGAAAAGATAGCCGTGGGTTTGCCCACTAAAACCCTGGAAGACGGTACGGTATCAAAGGTTACTATTGTTCCCTTTTATGACCGTTCCGGCTTGATTTACGAAACCCTGGGTACACTTAGCGAGGCAATAAGCTTACAGATACTCATTACGATCATCGTCATTATTGTGATGTTGTATAACCTGAGGGCCTCTATTCTCATTTCCGCTTTGTTGCCTCTGGCGGTGTTGATGTGCTTCATTTTCATGAAATACGTTGGGGTAGATGCCAACATTGTGGCCTTGTCGGGTATCGCCATTGCCATAGGTACTATGGTTGACCTGGGCATTATCCTCAATGAAAATATACTCCGTCACATGGATGAGGCTCCTGATGGCCAATCCAAACTGAAAACTGTCTATGACGCTACAACAGAGGTGGCTTCCGCCATCCTGACAGCAGTAAGCACTACCATTGTCAGTTTTTTACCTGTCTTTACACTTCAGGCAGCAGAGGGAAAACTTTTCGGACCATTGGCCTACACAAAGACTTTTGCATTGGTATCGGCTCTGATTTTTACGCTCATCATTATGCCCGCTTTTGCCCATTGGATTTTCTCTATGAAAAAAGGTAAAGGACGATTTGGGCAATATTTCAATTACCTTTTGATAATAACAGGCCCTATTGTAGCATTTACGGTTTGGAACTGGGCAGGATGGGTACTCTTTGGTTTTGGGGTAATCAATGTATTATTACACCATTTTCCGGAAAAATTCGGAAAACACCGGAACCTGATGCTTGTCGGTTTTACGGTAGCCATGGTTGCCTGGCTACTGACTGTCGAATGGGTTCCATTAGGTGTTTCCAATAGTTTGCTAGTCAATTTCCTATTTATTGCAACCATTATTGCAGTGGTGCTGGGGGGCTTTGCCTTGTTCATCCGCCTATATCCCCGAATACTGATGTGGTGCCTTGATCATAAAGCACTGTTTTTTACACTTCCCGCCATCATTCTTTTAATTGGAGCCAATATATGGATGGGTTTCGATAAAGTATTTGGCATCATTCCAAAAGCAACAGAAAAAATGGGCTGGGATATAAGAGAAAGTTCTGGCTGGTCAGCGATGGCAAAAGCTTTCCCTTCAATGGGCAAGGAATTTATGCCTTCACTCGATGAAGGCACCTTCCTGTTGATGCCCACATCAATGCCTCATGCAGGTGTGGAAGAAAACCGGGAAGTTTTGCAAAAACTGGATATGCTGGTAACCGCTATTCCCGAAGTAGAGATGGTAGTAGGTAAGGCAGGTCGTGCAGAAACGGCAATTGATCCGGCCCCAATCTCCATGTTTGAAAACACCATCAGCTATAAAAGTGAATATGTTTCTGATATCAATGGGACTAAACTTCGCTTTAAAGTTAATAGAGATGGGCATTTTGAACTGAAGAACGGAGAGGTATACAACCATGAAACCATGTCTCCGGAGCAAATAGATGTCGGGCTGCTCATTCCTGATTCCGATGGAGAGTATTTCCGTCAATGGCGTGACCATATTAAAACCCCGGATGATATATGGAGCGAAATTATGGGGGTGGTCAATATTCCGGGAGTAACTTCATCTCCAAAGCTGCAGCCGATTGAAACCAGGTTGGTCATGTTGCAAACCGGAATGCGGGCGCCAATGGGTATAAAAGTCTATGGGCCAGATCTCGCAACCATAGAAGGATTTGGACTTCAACTGGAAAAATACCTGAAAGAAGTCCCTTCTGTTAAGACGGAGGCTGTCTTTGCGGATCGAATTGTAGGGAAACCCTATTTGGAAATTGATATCGACCGCATACAGATTGCCAGGTATGGCCTGAGTATCCGTGACGTTCAGGACTATGTGGAAACAGCCATTGGCGGTATGCAAATCAGCACCACCGTTGAAGGAAGGGAGCGTTTCCCTATCAGGGTACGATATGCCCGGGAATGGAGGGATGATCCTTCTTCCATAGAAACCATGCAGGTACCAACCCCCACAGGATCATACATTCCACTGGGGCAATTGGCCAATATTACTTACCGTCCAGGCCCTGAAATGATCCGTGGGGAAAACAGTTTTCTGGTTGGGTACGTGCTGTTGGACAAAAAAGCGGGATTTGCAGAGGTGACGGTAGTGGAGGATGCCCAGCGGTATCTTAAGGAAAAAATAGATTCGGGAGAATTGACAGTTCCGGCCGGGGTACGATACGTTTTTTCGGGCAGTTATGAAAACCAAATCCGCGCAGAAAAACGTCTGGCCATTGTAGTCCCCCTGTGTTTGATAGCCATTTTCCTCATCCTGTACTTCCAATTTAAATCTGTGGCTACCAGTATGATGGTTTTCACTGCCATCGCAATGGCCTTTGCAGGAGGTTTCATGATGCTCTGGCTCTACGGGCAGGGCTGGTTTTTCGACTTTTCAGTCTTTGGTACCAATATGCGGGAATTGTTCCAAATGAAAACCTACAACCTGAGTGTGGCGGTCTGGGTTGGCTTTATTGCCTTGTTCGGGATTGCCACTGATGATGGTGTGGTGGTGGCCACCTACCTCACACAAAGCTTTGAAAAGCACAGCCCGAAAAATATCAAAGAGGTACGAAAAGCAGTTTTGGAGGCGGGTATGAAAAGGGTAAGGCCATGTCTGATGACCACTGCCACAACCCTGCTGGCGCTGCTACCTGTACTCACTTCTTCAGGCAGGGGTTCAGATATCATGATTCCCATGGCGATACCATCGTTCGGGGGAATGGTGGTTGCCTTAATCACCCTTTTGATTGTACCTGTTTTGTATAGTTGGTGGGGGGAAAGAAGAGTGGAAAACAATCCTGAAGTATTTTCGGAATCATAA
- a CDS encoding HYC_CC_PP family protein, translating into MQRFRKISAIMLSALVLLSSTSFTLGMHFCMGQLENIAFFSGAEPCEMVTQKSPCATDKHDPDCERQQVTKKGCCEDQTLVIEGHEDLTQVSKVAVPDFQMIAVFYAVVSFLFSAPAVDYYSYNNYSPPLIERDIPVLVQSFLI; encoded by the coding sequence TTGCAACGTTTTAGAAAAATATCGGCCATAATGCTTTCAGCCTTGGTGCTGCTCAGTTCCACGAGCTTCACCCTTGGGATGCACTTTTGCATGGGGCAGTTGGAGAACATTGCATTCTTTTCAGGAGCTGAGCCATGTGAAATGGTCACACAGAAATCACCTTGTGCCACGGATAAGCATGATCCAGATTGCGAACGTCAGCAGGTCACTAAAAAGGGTTGCTGTGAAGACCAGACTTTAGTAATTGAGGGTCATGAAGATCTTACGCAAGTGTCCAAAGTTGCGGTTCCTGATTTTCAAATGATCGCAGTTTTCTACGCTGTGGTATCCTTTCTTTTCAGCGCTCCTGCAGTTGATTATTATTCGTATAACAATTATTCCCCCCCTCTGATTGAGCGTGACATACCTGTGCTCGTTCAATCCTTCCTTATTTAA